One genomic window of Medicago truncatula cultivar Jemalong A17 chromosome 1, MtrunA17r5.0-ANR, whole genome shotgun sequence includes the following:
- the LOC11425082 gene encoding AT-hook motif nuclear-localized protein 19 — translation MANRWWTGPVGLGGMDNSVTSSPLGKPDLGFSMNQSAVTGVNNMNNNNNEEEEDEKENSDEHKGGAIETNTSTRRPRGRPSGSKNKPKPPIFITRDSPNALRSHVMEVATGTDISDSIVQFARKRQRGICILSASGTVVNVSLRQPTGPGAVVALPGRFDILSLTGSVLPGPSPPGATGLTIYLSGGQGQVVGGGVVGPLVAAGPVMLMAATFSNATYERLPVEDGDDQEGHQGGGGDDESPTRAAGMGQLAIGSVGEGSSIPPGYNNVGGNLGVSNGGQQQLLNNHEAYNNSPWGHASHGRPPY, via the coding sequence ATGGCGAACAGGTGGTGGACCGGACCGGTTGGTCTAGGAGGGATGGACAACTCAGTAACCTCCTCTCCACTAGGAAAACCGGATCTGGGTTTCTCCATGAATCAAAGTGCTGTAACAGGAGTGAACAacatgaacaacaacaacaatgaagaagaagaagatgagaaaGAAAACAGCGACGAACACAAAGGAGGTGCAATAGAAACAAACACCTCCACGCGCCGCCCAAGAGGCCGTCCATCAGGTtcaaaaaacaaaccaaaaccaCCAATATTCATAACAAGAGATAGCCCTAACGCGCTACGAAGCCATGTCATGGAAGTAGCAACAGGAACAGATATATCAGATAGCATCGTTCAGTTTGCAAGAAAAAGACAGAGAGGTATTTGCATTCTAAGCGCAAGTGGAACCGTCGTTAACGTTTCTCTCCGGCAACCTACAGGTCCCGGAGCTGTGGTAGCGCTTCCAGGGAGATTTGATATACTCTCTTTGACTGGTTCTGTGCTTCCTGGACCTTCACCGCCGGGAGCTACTGGTTTGACTATTTATCTTTCTGGAGGACAAGGACAGGTGGTTGGCGGCGGAGTTGTTGGTCCCCTTGTGGCGGCAGGACCAGTTATGTTGATGGCGGCGACATTTTCGAATGCTACGTATGAGAGGCTGCCGGTTGAGGATGGTGATGATCAAGAAGGGCATcagggtggtggtggtgatgatgagTCTCCGACGCGTGCAGCGGGGATGGGACAGTTAGCGATTGGATCTGTTGGAGAAGGTTCTTCAATTCCACCAGGCTATAACAATGTTGGTGGTAATTTGGGTGTTTCAAATGGAGGACAACAACAATTGTTGAATAATCATGAAGCTTATAATAATTCTCCTTGGGGTCATGCTAGTCATGGTAGACCACCATACTAA
- the LOC11425083 gene encoding uncharacterized protein isoform X1, producing MADDLFEGLPPPSSITQSQPQLPILSVSTNNNTESSSLLSAPKPILKSSLKRSNPTQSDNSQAAAPKKSLKFKTSTDASETQVIDAMEKISSHIKNPAKFSKAAKLAIQLIEAGSVKSGVSDYFFAILEAAMLSPVSCTDPSVRADYHSLFTAAQNAKEHLNKKQKNQLATWTISAVVANDLYTDDSFVFSKAAGQIKEAISNLPVATEEDDTEEAISLNDGTVMADEGGQTSPNEENNALEEADPFGLDSLIPGSTKKGEKFKGKNDAAMKIRKEEEEETKRFLQLQRKALITCLEIAARRYKTPWCQTVIDILVKHAVDNVARFTAHQRDAVRKLWASILEQQTRRKQGKSVNGKLDVNGFEWLQQKYSTEKISIRHSVGGSGDRRATQWLG from the exons ATGGCAGACGATTTGTTTGAAGGATTGCCTCCACCTTCCTCCATCACTCAATCACAACCACAACTTCCAATTCTTTCTGTTTCTACCAACAACAACACCGAATCCTCTTCACTTCTCTCCGCACCTAAACCCATTCTCAAAAGTTCCCTCAAACGATCCAACCCTACTCAATCCGACAACTCCCAAG ctGCAGCTCCTAAAAAGAGTTTGAAGTTTAAAACCTCAACCGATGCTTCTGAAACGCAAGTTATTGACGCTATGGAGAAGATATCTTCGCACATCAAAAACCCTGCGAAATTCAGCAAGGCTGCAAAGCTTGCCATTCAGTTGATTGAGGCAGGAAGTGTCAAGTCTGGGGTTAGTGATTATTTTTTCGCAATATTAGAAGCTGCAATGTTGTCTCCCGTATCTTGTACAGATCCTTCGGTTCGGGCAGATTATCATTCTCTGTTCACAGCTGCACAAAACGCAAAAGAA CATCTCAATAAGAAGCAGAAGAATCAACTGGCAACGTGGACGATTAGTGCTGTGGTTGCAAATGATTTATATACAGATGATAGCTTTGTG TTCTCGAAAGCAGCTGGGCAAATCAAGGAAGCTATATCTAACCTTCCTGTTGCGACAGAGGAGGATGACACAGAAGAAGCAATTTCTCTTAATGACGGCACAGTAATGGCAGATGAAGGTGGTCAAACATCTCCGAATGAGGAGAATAATGCCTTGGAGGAAGCTGACCCATTTGGACTGGATTCACTGATTCCTGGATCCACAAAGAAAGGTGAAAAATTTAAGGGAAAGAATGACGCAGCTATGAAGAtaaggaaggaagaagaggaagaaaccAAGCGATTCCTTCAGTTACAAAGAAAAGCCCTGATAACTTGTCTAGAGATTGCTGCTCGGCGGTATAAAACACCTTG GTGCCAGACAGTAATTGATATTTTAGTGAAGCATGCCGTTGATAATGTGGCAAGATTTACAGCTCATCAGAGGGATGCTGTAAGGAAATTGTGGGCTTCAATACTGGAGCAGCAAACTCGTAGGAAGCAAGGAAAGTCGGTTAATGGAAAGCTTGATGTGAATGGTTTTGAATGGCTTCAACAAAAATATTCTACTGAGAAGATTAGCATTCGGCATTCTGTTGGAGGTAGTGGAGACCGGCGTGCCACACAATGGCTTGGTTAA
- the LOC11425083 gene encoding uncharacterized protein isoform X2 yields the protein MADDLFEGLPPPSSITQSQPQLPILSVSTNNNTESSSLLSAPKPILKSSLKRSNPTQSDNSQAPKKSLKFKTSTDASETQVIDAMEKISSHIKNPAKFSKAAKLAIQLIEAGSVKSGVSDYFFAILEAAMLSPVSCTDPSVRADYHSLFTAAQNAKEHLNKKQKNQLATWTISAVVANDLYTDDSFVFSKAAGQIKEAISNLPVATEEDDTEEAISLNDGTVMADEGGQTSPNEENNALEEADPFGLDSLIPGSTKKGEKFKGKNDAAMKIRKEEEEETKRFLQLQRKALITCLEIAARRYKTPWCQTVIDILVKHAVDNVARFTAHQRDAVRKLWASILEQQTRRKQGKSVNGKLDVNGFEWLQQKYSTEKISIRHSVGGSGDRRATQWLG from the exons ATGGCAGACGATTTGTTTGAAGGATTGCCTCCACCTTCCTCCATCACTCAATCACAACCACAACTTCCAATTCTTTCTGTTTCTACCAACAACAACACCGAATCCTCTTCACTTCTCTCCGCACCTAAACCCATTCTCAAAAGTTCCCTCAAACGATCCAACCCTACTCAATCCGACAACTCCCAAG CTCCTAAAAAGAGTTTGAAGTTTAAAACCTCAACCGATGCTTCTGAAACGCAAGTTATTGACGCTATGGAGAAGATATCTTCGCACATCAAAAACCCTGCGAAATTCAGCAAGGCTGCAAAGCTTGCCATTCAGTTGATTGAGGCAGGAAGTGTCAAGTCTGGGGTTAGTGATTATTTTTTCGCAATATTAGAAGCTGCAATGTTGTCTCCCGTATCTTGTACAGATCCTTCGGTTCGGGCAGATTATCATTCTCTGTTCACAGCTGCACAAAACGCAAAAGAA CATCTCAATAAGAAGCAGAAGAATCAACTGGCAACGTGGACGATTAGTGCTGTGGTTGCAAATGATTTATATACAGATGATAGCTTTGTG TTCTCGAAAGCAGCTGGGCAAATCAAGGAAGCTATATCTAACCTTCCTGTTGCGACAGAGGAGGATGACACAGAAGAAGCAATTTCTCTTAATGACGGCACAGTAATGGCAGATGAAGGTGGTCAAACATCTCCGAATGAGGAGAATAATGCCTTGGAGGAAGCTGACCCATTTGGACTGGATTCACTGATTCCTGGATCCACAAAGAAAGGTGAAAAATTTAAGGGAAAGAATGACGCAGCTATGAAGAtaaggaaggaagaagaggaagaaaccAAGCGATTCCTTCAGTTACAAAGAAAAGCCCTGATAACTTGTCTAGAGATTGCTGCTCGGCGGTATAAAACACCTTG GTGCCAGACAGTAATTGATATTTTAGTGAAGCATGCCGTTGATAATGTGGCAAGATTTACAGCTCATCAGAGGGATGCTGTAAGGAAATTGTGGGCTTCAATACTGGAGCAGCAAACTCGTAGGAAGCAAGGAAAGTCGGTTAATGGAAAGCTTGATGTGAATGGTTTTGAATGGCTTCAACAAAAATATTCTACTGAGAAGATTAGCATTCGGCATTCTGTTGGAGGTAGTGGAGACCGGCGTGCCACACAATGGCTTGGTTAA